Proteins encoded within one genomic window of Humulus lupulus chromosome 1, drHumLupu1.1, whole genome shotgun sequence:
- the LOC133793635 gene encoding serine/threonine-protein phosphatase BSL1 isoform X4: MGSKPWLHPAPTYRPLETYWDTDEDSPGPRCGHTLTAVAATKTHGPRLILFGGATAIEGGAASSAPGIRLAGVTNSVHSYDVLTRKWIRVRPAGDPPSPRAAHAAAAVGTMVVFQGGIGPAGHSTDDLYVLDLTNDKFKWHRVVVQGQGPGPRYGHVMDLVAQRYLVTVSGNDGKRVLSDAWVLDTAQKPYVWQRLNPEGDRPSARMYATASARSDGMFLLCGGRDASGTPMADAYGLLMHRNGQWEWTLAPGVSPSSRYQHAAVFVGARLHVTGGALRGGRGVEGEAAIAVLDTAAGVWLDRNGLVTSPRTSKHSDYDPSLELMRRCRHAASSIGVRIYIYGGLRGDILLDDFLVAENSSFQAEMNSPVLTSERSTPITSPKINQANLSFSATPSLDGDSESSTSGGMSSMDKNSLEKLREASAAEAEAASAVWQALQSSSVAPEETSVSDDNSQVAETISDGSDNEADVRLHPRAVVVAKEAVGNLGGMVRQLSLDQFENESRRMVPVNNDLSYPAKKFTRQRSPQGLHKKIISALLRPRNWKPPVNRRFFLDSYEVGELCYAAEQIFMQEPTVLQLKAPVKVFGDLHGQFGDLMRLFDEYGFPSTAGDITYIDYLFLGDYVDRGQHSLETITLLLALKIEYPENVHLIRGNHEAADINALFGFRIECIERMGENDGIWAWIHL; the protein is encoded by the exons ATGGGTTCGAAGCCGTGGCTACACCCGGCTCCGACCTATCGTCCCCTCGAGACCTACTGGGATACCGATGAAGATTCCCCTGGTCCTCGCTGTGGTCATACTCTCACCGCCGTCGCCGCTACCAAGACTCATGGCCCTCGCTTGATTCTATTTGGAGGCGCCACCGCCATTGAAGGCGGCGCCGCTTCCTCCGCCCCTGGCATCA GGTTAGCGGGTGTGACGAATTCGGTTCATTCTTATGACGTTTTAACCAGGAAGTGGATTAG AGTCAGGCCTGCCGGGGACCCACCTTCTCCGAGAGCAGCGCACGCTGCAGCTGCAGTGGGCACAATGGTTGTCTTTCAG GGTGGCATTGGTCCTGCCGGGCATTCTACAGATGATCTCTATGTGCTTGATTTGACTAACGATAAATTCAAGTGGCACAG AGTGGTCGTGCAAGGGCAAGGGCCAGGTCCTCGTTATGGGCATGTTATGGACTTGGTTGCTCAAAGATACCTTGTTACTGTTAGTGGCAATGATG GGAAAAGAGTTCTTTCTGATGCTTGGGTATTGGATACTGCCCAAAAACCTTATGTATGGCAGAGGCTGAACCCCGAAGGTGATAGACCTTCTGCTAGAAT GTATGCTACTGCCAGTGCTCGCTCAGATGGCATGTTTTTGCTTTGTGGTGGAAGGGACGCTTCTGGCACA CCAATGGCAGATGCTTATGGGTTGCTAATGCATAGGAATGGACAATGGGAATGGACCCTTGCACCTGGAGTTTCTCCTTCATCAAGATACCAACATGCTGCG GTTTTTGTTGGTGCAAGATTACATGTTACCGGAGGTGCTCTAAGGGGAGGGCGTGGAGTAGAAGGTGAAGCTGCTATTGCAG TGTTGGACACTGCTGCTGGAGTTTGGTTGGATAGAAATGGACTTGTGACTTCCCCACGTACCAGCAAACATTCTGACTATGATCCTTCATTGGAGCTTATGCGCCGTTGTCGCCATGCGGCTTCATCTATTGGTGTTCGTATCTATATATACGGTGGCCTAAGAGGAG ATATCCTGCTAGATGATTTTCTGGTTGCAGAAAATTCATCATTTCAGGCTGAAATGAATTCTCCTGTTTTGACATCTGAGAGATCAACGCCTATTACAAGTCCCAAAATAAATCAAGCTAACCTATCTTTCTCAGCAACACCTTCTCTAGATGGTGACTCTGAGAGTTCCACATCTGGCGGCATGAG CAGCATGGACAAAAATTCTTTGGAAAAACTCAGGGAGGCTTCTGCTGCTGAAGCTGAGGCTGCTAGTGCTGTATGGCAAGCTTTGCAGTCTTCATCTGTTGCTCCTGAAGAAACATCTGTATCCGATGACAACTCACAAGTGGCAGAAACAATTTCAGATGGTAGTGACAATGAGGCTGATGTTCGGCTCCATCCTAGAGCT GTTGTAGTAGCTAAAGAGGCTGTTGGTAACCTGGGTGGGATGGTGAGACAATTATCTTTGGATCAATTTGAAAATGAAAGCAGAAGAATGGTTCCAGTAAATAATGACTTGTCATATCCAGCCAAAAAGTTCACCAGGCAGAGATCTCCTCAGGGCTTACATAAGAAG ATTATATCTGCGTTGCTGAGGCCTCGAAACTGGAAACCTCCTGTCAACAGAAGGTTTTTCTTGGATTCTTATGAAGTGGGGGAGCTTTGTTATGCTGCTGAACAAATCTTTATGCAAGAGCCGACAGTTCTTCAGCTTAAAGCACCTGTTAAAGTATTTGGTGATCTTCATGGACAGTTTGGTGATTTGATGCGGCTGTTTGATGAATATGGATTTCCATCCACGGCAGGAGACATAAC GTATATTGACTACTTGTTTTTGGGAGATTATGTTGATCGGGGACAGCACAGCTTGGAAACCATAACTTTACTTCTTGCACTCAAG ATTGAGTATCCAGAAAATGTTCATTTAATACGTGGAAATCATGAGGCTGCTGACATAAATGCACTTTTTGGTTTTCGTATTGAATGCATTGAGAGAATG GGAGAGAATGATGGAATTTGGGCGTGGATACATTTATGA
- the LOC133793635 gene encoding serine/threonine-protein phosphatase BSL1 isoform X1 — translation MGSKPWLHPAPTYRPLETYWDTDEDSPGPRCGHTLTAVAATKTHGPRLILFGGATAIEGGAASSAPGIRLAGVTNSVHSYDVLTRKWIRVRPAGDPPSPRAAHAAAAVGTMVVFQGGIGPAGHSTDDLYVLDLTNDKFKWHRVVVQGQGPGPRYGHVMDLVAQRYLVTVSGNDGKRVLSDAWVLDTAQKPYVWQRLNPEGDRPSARMYATASARSDGMFLLCGGRDASGTPMADAYGLLMHRNGQWEWTLAPGVSPSSRYQHAAVFVGARLHVTGGALRGGRGVEGEAAIAVLDTAAGVWLDRNGLVTSPRTSKHSDYDPSLELMRRCRHAASSIGVRIYIYGGLRGDILLDDFLVAENSSFQAEMNSPVLTSERSTPITSPKINQANLSFSATPSLDGDSESSTSGGMSSMDKNSLEKLREASAAEAEAASAVWQALQSSSVAPEETSVSDDNSQVAETISDGSDNEADVRLHPRAVVVAKEAVGNLGGMVRQLSLDQFENESRRMVPVNNDLSYPAKKFTRQRSPQGLHKKIISALLRPRNWKPPVNRRFFLDSYEVGELCYAAEQIFMQEPTVLQLKAPVKVFGDLHGQFGDLMRLFDEYGFPSTAGDITYIDYLFLGDYVDRGQHSLETITLLLALKIEYPENVHLIRGNHEAADINALFGFRIECIERMGENDGIWAWTRFNQLFNYLPLAALIEKKIICMHGGIGRSIHSVEQIEKLERPITMDAGSIILMDLLWSDPTENDSVEGLRPNARGPGLVTFGPDRVTEFCKKNKLQLIIRAHECVMDGFERFAQGQLITLFSATNYCGTANNAGAILVVGRGLVVVPKLIHPLPPPLQSPETSPERVMEDTWMQELNIQRPPTPTRGRPQPDHDRSSLAYI, via the exons ATGGGTTCGAAGCCGTGGCTACACCCGGCTCCGACCTATCGTCCCCTCGAGACCTACTGGGATACCGATGAAGATTCCCCTGGTCCTCGCTGTGGTCATACTCTCACCGCCGTCGCCGCTACCAAGACTCATGGCCCTCGCTTGATTCTATTTGGAGGCGCCACCGCCATTGAAGGCGGCGCCGCTTCCTCCGCCCCTGGCATCA GGTTAGCGGGTGTGACGAATTCGGTTCATTCTTATGACGTTTTAACCAGGAAGTGGATTAG AGTCAGGCCTGCCGGGGACCCACCTTCTCCGAGAGCAGCGCACGCTGCAGCTGCAGTGGGCACAATGGTTGTCTTTCAG GGTGGCATTGGTCCTGCCGGGCATTCTACAGATGATCTCTATGTGCTTGATTTGACTAACGATAAATTCAAGTGGCACAG AGTGGTCGTGCAAGGGCAAGGGCCAGGTCCTCGTTATGGGCATGTTATGGACTTGGTTGCTCAAAGATACCTTGTTACTGTTAGTGGCAATGATG GGAAAAGAGTTCTTTCTGATGCTTGGGTATTGGATACTGCCCAAAAACCTTATGTATGGCAGAGGCTGAACCCCGAAGGTGATAGACCTTCTGCTAGAAT GTATGCTACTGCCAGTGCTCGCTCAGATGGCATGTTTTTGCTTTGTGGTGGAAGGGACGCTTCTGGCACA CCAATGGCAGATGCTTATGGGTTGCTAATGCATAGGAATGGACAATGGGAATGGACCCTTGCACCTGGAGTTTCTCCTTCATCAAGATACCAACATGCTGCG GTTTTTGTTGGTGCAAGATTACATGTTACCGGAGGTGCTCTAAGGGGAGGGCGTGGAGTAGAAGGTGAAGCTGCTATTGCAG TGTTGGACACTGCTGCTGGAGTTTGGTTGGATAGAAATGGACTTGTGACTTCCCCACGTACCAGCAAACATTCTGACTATGATCCTTCATTGGAGCTTATGCGCCGTTGTCGCCATGCGGCTTCATCTATTGGTGTTCGTATCTATATATACGGTGGCCTAAGAGGAG ATATCCTGCTAGATGATTTTCTGGTTGCAGAAAATTCATCATTTCAGGCTGAAATGAATTCTCCTGTTTTGACATCTGAGAGATCAACGCCTATTACAAGTCCCAAAATAAATCAAGCTAACCTATCTTTCTCAGCAACACCTTCTCTAGATGGTGACTCTGAGAGTTCCACATCTGGCGGCATGAG CAGCATGGACAAAAATTCTTTGGAAAAACTCAGGGAGGCTTCTGCTGCTGAAGCTGAGGCTGCTAGTGCTGTATGGCAAGCTTTGCAGTCTTCATCTGTTGCTCCTGAAGAAACATCTGTATCCGATGACAACTCACAAGTGGCAGAAACAATTTCAGATGGTAGTGACAATGAGGCTGATGTTCGGCTCCATCCTAGAGCT GTTGTAGTAGCTAAAGAGGCTGTTGGTAACCTGGGTGGGATGGTGAGACAATTATCTTTGGATCAATTTGAAAATGAAAGCAGAAGAATGGTTCCAGTAAATAATGACTTGTCATATCCAGCCAAAAAGTTCACCAGGCAGAGATCTCCTCAGGGCTTACATAAGAAG ATTATATCTGCGTTGCTGAGGCCTCGAAACTGGAAACCTCCTGTCAACAGAAGGTTTTTCTTGGATTCTTATGAAGTGGGGGAGCTTTGTTATGCTGCTGAACAAATCTTTATGCAAGAGCCGACAGTTCTTCAGCTTAAAGCACCTGTTAAAGTATTTGGTGATCTTCATGGACAGTTTGGTGATTTGATGCGGCTGTTTGATGAATATGGATTTCCATCCACGGCAGGAGACATAAC GTATATTGACTACTTGTTTTTGGGAGATTATGTTGATCGGGGACAGCACAGCTTGGAAACCATAACTTTACTTCTTGCACTCAAG ATTGAGTATCCAGAAAATGTTCATTTAATACGTGGAAATCATGAGGCTGCTGACATAAATGCACTTTTTGGTTTTCGTATTGAATGCATTGAGAGAATG GGAGAGAATGATGGAATTTGGGCGTGGACACGATTCAATCAACTTTTCAACTATCTTCCACTTGCTGCACTCATCGAAAAGAAAATTATATGTATGCATGGTGGCATAGGGAGGTCTATACATTCTGTAGAACAAATAGAGAAGCTTGAGAGACCTATAACAATGGATGCAGGATCTATTATTCTAATGGACCTGTTATG GTCTGATCCAACAGAGAATGATAGTGTGGAAGGATTGAGACCAAATGCTAGAGGGCCTGGTCTTGTTACGTTTGGG CCGGATCGCGTCACAGAGTTCTGTAAGAAAAACAAGTTACAGCTAATTATAAGGGCCCATGAATGTGTCATGGACGGGTTTGAAAGATTTGCCCAGGGACAGTTGATCACTCTTTTCTCAGCAACGAACTACTGTG GGACGGCAAACAATGCCGGGGCTATTCTTGTAGTTGGCAGGGGATTGGTTGTGGTTCCAAAATTAATTCATCCATTGCCACCTCCATTGCAATCACCCGAGACATCTCCAGAGCGTGTTATGGAAGACACATGGATGCAG GAGCTTAACATTCAAAGACCACCGACTCCGACTCGTGGTCGTCCACAGCCTGACCATGACCGGAGTTCTCTTGCTTATATATGA
- the LOC133793635 gene encoding serine/threonine-protein phosphatase BSL1 isoform X2, whose amino-acid sequence MGSKPWLHPAPTYRPLETYWDTDEDSPGPRCGHTLTAVAATKTHGPRLILFGGATAIEGGAASSAPGIRLAGVTNSVHSYDVLTRKWIRVRPAGDPPSPRAAHAAAAVGTMVVFQGGIGPAGHSTDDLYVLDLTNDKFKWHRVVVQGQGPGPRYGHVMDLVAQRYLVTVSGNDGKRVLSDAWVLDTAQKPYVWQRLNPEGDRPSARMYATASARSDGMFLLCGGRDASGTPMADAYGLLMHRNGQWEWTLAPGVSPSSRYQHAAVFVGARLHVTGGALRGGRGVEGEAAIAVLDTAAGVWLDRNGLVTSPRTSKHSDYDPSLELMRRCRHAASSIGVRIYIYGGLRGDILLDDFLVAENSSFQAEMNSPVLTSERSTPITSPKINQANLSFSATPSLDGDSESSTSGGMSMDKNSLEKLREASAAEAEAASAVWQALQSSSVAPEETSVSDDNSQVAETISDGSDNEADVRLHPRAVVVAKEAVGNLGGMVRQLSLDQFENESRRMVPVNNDLSYPAKKFTRQRSPQGLHKKIISALLRPRNWKPPVNRRFFLDSYEVGELCYAAEQIFMQEPTVLQLKAPVKVFGDLHGQFGDLMRLFDEYGFPSTAGDITYIDYLFLGDYVDRGQHSLETITLLLALKIEYPENVHLIRGNHEAADINALFGFRIECIERMGENDGIWAWTRFNQLFNYLPLAALIEKKIICMHGGIGRSIHSVEQIEKLERPITMDAGSIILMDLLWSDPTENDSVEGLRPNARGPGLVTFGPDRVTEFCKKNKLQLIIRAHECVMDGFERFAQGQLITLFSATNYCGTANNAGAILVVGRGLVVVPKLIHPLPPPLQSPETSPERVMEDTWMQELNIQRPPTPTRGRPQPDHDRSSLAYI is encoded by the exons ATGGGTTCGAAGCCGTGGCTACACCCGGCTCCGACCTATCGTCCCCTCGAGACCTACTGGGATACCGATGAAGATTCCCCTGGTCCTCGCTGTGGTCATACTCTCACCGCCGTCGCCGCTACCAAGACTCATGGCCCTCGCTTGATTCTATTTGGAGGCGCCACCGCCATTGAAGGCGGCGCCGCTTCCTCCGCCCCTGGCATCA GGTTAGCGGGTGTGACGAATTCGGTTCATTCTTATGACGTTTTAACCAGGAAGTGGATTAG AGTCAGGCCTGCCGGGGACCCACCTTCTCCGAGAGCAGCGCACGCTGCAGCTGCAGTGGGCACAATGGTTGTCTTTCAG GGTGGCATTGGTCCTGCCGGGCATTCTACAGATGATCTCTATGTGCTTGATTTGACTAACGATAAATTCAAGTGGCACAG AGTGGTCGTGCAAGGGCAAGGGCCAGGTCCTCGTTATGGGCATGTTATGGACTTGGTTGCTCAAAGATACCTTGTTACTGTTAGTGGCAATGATG GGAAAAGAGTTCTTTCTGATGCTTGGGTATTGGATACTGCCCAAAAACCTTATGTATGGCAGAGGCTGAACCCCGAAGGTGATAGACCTTCTGCTAGAAT GTATGCTACTGCCAGTGCTCGCTCAGATGGCATGTTTTTGCTTTGTGGTGGAAGGGACGCTTCTGGCACA CCAATGGCAGATGCTTATGGGTTGCTAATGCATAGGAATGGACAATGGGAATGGACCCTTGCACCTGGAGTTTCTCCTTCATCAAGATACCAACATGCTGCG GTTTTTGTTGGTGCAAGATTACATGTTACCGGAGGTGCTCTAAGGGGAGGGCGTGGAGTAGAAGGTGAAGCTGCTATTGCAG TGTTGGACACTGCTGCTGGAGTTTGGTTGGATAGAAATGGACTTGTGACTTCCCCACGTACCAGCAAACATTCTGACTATGATCCTTCATTGGAGCTTATGCGCCGTTGTCGCCATGCGGCTTCATCTATTGGTGTTCGTATCTATATATACGGTGGCCTAAGAGGAG ATATCCTGCTAGATGATTTTCTGGTTGCAGAAAATTCATCATTTCAGGCTGAAATGAATTCTCCTGTTTTGACATCTGAGAGATCAACGCCTATTACAAGTCCCAAAATAAATCAAGCTAACCTATCTTTCTCAGCAACACCTTCTCTAGATGGTGACTCTGAGAGTTCCACATCTGGCGGCATGAG CATGGACAAAAATTCTTTGGAAAAACTCAGGGAGGCTTCTGCTGCTGAAGCTGAGGCTGCTAGTGCTGTATGGCAAGCTTTGCAGTCTTCATCTGTTGCTCCTGAAGAAACATCTGTATCCGATGACAACTCACAAGTGGCAGAAACAATTTCAGATGGTAGTGACAATGAGGCTGATGTTCGGCTCCATCCTAGAGCT GTTGTAGTAGCTAAAGAGGCTGTTGGTAACCTGGGTGGGATGGTGAGACAATTATCTTTGGATCAATTTGAAAATGAAAGCAGAAGAATGGTTCCAGTAAATAATGACTTGTCATATCCAGCCAAAAAGTTCACCAGGCAGAGATCTCCTCAGGGCTTACATAAGAAG ATTATATCTGCGTTGCTGAGGCCTCGAAACTGGAAACCTCCTGTCAACAGAAGGTTTTTCTTGGATTCTTATGAAGTGGGGGAGCTTTGTTATGCTGCTGAACAAATCTTTATGCAAGAGCCGACAGTTCTTCAGCTTAAAGCACCTGTTAAAGTATTTGGTGATCTTCATGGACAGTTTGGTGATTTGATGCGGCTGTTTGATGAATATGGATTTCCATCCACGGCAGGAGACATAAC GTATATTGACTACTTGTTTTTGGGAGATTATGTTGATCGGGGACAGCACAGCTTGGAAACCATAACTTTACTTCTTGCACTCAAG ATTGAGTATCCAGAAAATGTTCATTTAATACGTGGAAATCATGAGGCTGCTGACATAAATGCACTTTTTGGTTTTCGTATTGAATGCATTGAGAGAATG GGAGAGAATGATGGAATTTGGGCGTGGACACGATTCAATCAACTTTTCAACTATCTTCCACTTGCTGCACTCATCGAAAAGAAAATTATATGTATGCATGGTGGCATAGGGAGGTCTATACATTCTGTAGAACAAATAGAGAAGCTTGAGAGACCTATAACAATGGATGCAGGATCTATTATTCTAATGGACCTGTTATG GTCTGATCCAACAGAGAATGATAGTGTGGAAGGATTGAGACCAAATGCTAGAGGGCCTGGTCTTGTTACGTTTGGG CCGGATCGCGTCACAGAGTTCTGTAAGAAAAACAAGTTACAGCTAATTATAAGGGCCCATGAATGTGTCATGGACGGGTTTGAAAGATTTGCCCAGGGACAGTTGATCACTCTTTTCTCAGCAACGAACTACTGTG GGACGGCAAACAATGCCGGGGCTATTCTTGTAGTTGGCAGGGGATTGGTTGTGGTTCCAAAATTAATTCATCCATTGCCACCTCCATTGCAATCACCCGAGACATCTCCAGAGCGTGTTATGGAAGACACATGGATGCAG GAGCTTAACATTCAAAGACCACCGACTCCGACTCGTGGTCGTCCACAGCCTGACCATGACCGGAGTTCTCTTGCTTATATATGA
- the LOC133793635 gene encoding serine/threonine-protein phosphatase BSL1 isoform X3: MGSKPWLHPAPTYRPLETYWDTDEDSPGPRCGHTLTAVAATKTHGPRLILFGGATAIEGGAASSAPGIRLAGVTNSVHSYDVLTRKWIRVRPAGDPPSPRAAHAAAAVGTMVVFQGGIGPAGHSTDDLYVLDLTNDKFKWHRVVVQGQGPGPRYGHVMDLVAQRYLVTVSGNDGKRVLSDAWVLDTAQKPYVWQRLNPEGDRPSARMYATASARSDGMFLLCGGRDASGTPMADAYGLLMHRNGQWEWTLAPGVSPSSRYQHAAVFVGARLHVTGGALRGGRGVEGEAAIAVLDTAAGVWLDRNGLVTSPRTSKHSDYDPSLELMRRCRHAASSIGVRIYIYGGLRGDILLDDFLVAENSSFQAEMNSPVLTSERSTPITSPKINQANLSFSATPSLDGDSESSTSGGMSSMDKNSLEKLREASAAEAEAASAVWQALQSSSVAPEETSVSDDNSQVAETISDGSDNEADVRLHPRAVVVAKEAVGNLGGMVRQLSLDQFENESRRMVPVNNDLSYPAKKFTRQRSPQGLHKKIISALLRPRNWKPPVNRRFFLDSYEVGELCYAAEQIFMQEPTVLQLKAPVKVFGDLHGQFGDLMRLFDEYGFPSTAGDITYIDYLFLGDYVDRGQHSLETITLLLALKIEYPENVHLIRGNHEAADINALFGFRIECIERMGENDGIWAWTRFNQLFNYLPLAALIEKKIICMHGGIGRSIHSVEQIEKLERPITMDAGSIILMDLLWSDPTENDSVEGLRPNARGPGLVTFGDTNV, translated from the exons ATGGGTTCGAAGCCGTGGCTACACCCGGCTCCGACCTATCGTCCCCTCGAGACCTACTGGGATACCGATGAAGATTCCCCTGGTCCTCGCTGTGGTCATACTCTCACCGCCGTCGCCGCTACCAAGACTCATGGCCCTCGCTTGATTCTATTTGGAGGCGCCACCGCCATTGAAGGCGGCGCCGCTTCCTCCGCCCCTGGCATCA GGTTAGCGGGTGTGACGAATTCGGTTCATTCTTATGACGTTTTAACCAGGAAGTGGATTAG AGTCAGGCCTGCCGGGGACCCACCTTCTCCGAGAGCAGCGCACGCTGCAGCTGCAGTGGGCACAATGGTTGTCTTTCAG GGTGGCATTGGTCCTGCCGGGCATTCTACAGATGATCTCTATGTGCTTGATTTGACTAACGATAAATTCAAGTGGCACAG AGTGGTCGTGCAAGGGCAAGGGCCAGGTCCTCGTTATGGGCATGTTATGGACTTGGTTGCTCAAAGATACCTTGTTACTGTTAGTGGCAATGATG GGAAAAGAGTTCTTTCTGATGCTTGGGTATTGGATACTGCCCAAAAACCTTATGTATGGCAGAGGCTGAACCCCGAAGGTGATAGACCTTCTGCTAGAAT GTATGCTACTGCCAGTGCTCGCTCAGATGGCATGTTTTTGCTTTGTGGTGGAAGGGACGCTTCTGGCACA CCAATGGCAGATGCTTATGGGTTGCTAATGCATAGGAATGGACAATGGGAATGGACCCTTGCACCTGGAGTTTCTCCTTCATCAAGATACCAACATGCTGCG GTTTTTGTTGGTGCAAGATTACATGTTACCGGAGGTGCTCTAAGGGGAGGGCGTGGAGTAGAAGGTGAAGCTGCTATTGCAG TGTTGGACACTGCTGCTGGAGTTTGGTTGGATAGAAATGGACTTGTGACTTCCCCACGTACCAGCAAACATTCTGACTATGATCCTTCATTGGAGCTTATGCGCCGTTGTCGCCATGCGGCTTCATCTATTGGTGTTCGTATCTATATATACGGTGGCCTAAGAGGAG ATATCCTGCTAGATGATTTTCTGGTTGCAGAAAATTCATCATTTCAGGCTGAAATGAATTCTCCTGTTTTGACATCTGAGAGATCAACGCCTATTACAAGTCCCAAAATAAATCAAGCTAACCTATCTTTCTCAGCAACACCTTCTCTAGATGGTGACTCTGAGAGTTCCACATCTGGCGGCATGAG CAGCATGGACAAAAATTCTTTGGAAAAACTCAGGGAGGCTTCTGCTGCTGAAGCTGAGGCTGCTAGTGCTGTATGGCAAGCTTTGCAGTCTTCATCTGTTGCTCCTGAAGAAACATCTGTATCCGATGACAACTCACAAGTGGCAGAAACAATTTCAGATGGTAGTGACAATGAGGCTGATGTTCGGCTCCATCCTAGAGCT GTTGTAGTAGCTAAAGAGGCTGTTGGTAACCTGGGTGGGATGGTGAGACAATTATCTTTGGATCAATTTGAAAATGAAAGCAGAAGAATGGTTCCAGTAAATAATGACTTGTCATATCCAGCCAAAAAGTTCACCAGGCAGAGATCTCCTCAGGGCTTACATAAGAAG ATTATATCTGCGTTGCTGAGGCCTCGAAACTGGAAACCTCCTGTCAACAGAAGGTTTTTCTTGGATTCTTATGAAGTGGGGGAGCTTTGTTATGCTGCTGAACAAATCTTTATGCAAGAGCCGACAGTTCTTCAGCTTAAAGCACCTGTTAAAGTATTTGGTGATCTTCATGGACAGTTTGGTGATTTGATGCGGCTGTTTGATGAATATGGATTTCCATCCACGGCAGGAGACATAAC GTATATTGACTACTTGTTTTTGGGAGATTATGTTGATCGGGGACAGCACAGCTTGGAAACCATAACTTTACTTCTTGCACTCAAG ATTGAGTATCCAGAAAATGTTCATTTAATACGTGGAAATCATGAGGCTGCTGACATAAATGCACTTTTTGGTTTTCGTATTGAATGCATTGAGAGAATG GGAGAGAATGATGGAATTTGGGCGTGGACACGATTCAATCAACTTTTCAACTATCTTCCACTTGCTGCACTCATCGAAAAGAAAATTATATGTATGCATGGTGGCATAGGGAGGTCTATACATTCTGTAGAACAAATAGAGAAGCTTGAGAGACCTATAACAATGGATGCAGGATCTATTATTCTAATGGACCTGTTATG GTCTGATCCAACAGAGAATGATAGTGTGGAAGGATTGAGACCAAATGCTAGAGGGCCTGGTCTTGTTACGTTTGGG GATACAAATGTCTAA